A stretch of Lathyrus oleraceus cultivar Zhongwan6 chromosome 6, CAAS_Psat_ZW6_1.0, whole genome shotgun sequence DNA encodes these proteins:
- the LOC127094099 gene encoding uncharacterized protein LOC127094099: MIDLEDGSSDDQEESLLHHLNPSVAKRMKTRKGKFVAELMSARKAKKTAGLVTEFIVNIIEDISDKNSKEFCKVEITARQVKGWPVKKHLPTGKLNVKYAILHKIGAANWVPTNHISTIANTLGRFIFVVGTKVKFDYGRFMFEQIIKHASTNAVKLPIVFPSMICGIILNQHPGILCSNDLPSRRKPVLSVQYKLFEGSHVEDIVMTYVMKRPASKVGIITELKETCKELGEGIRVATARKLSLEALIASLEQTGGENIEHAKEAEAHTSSERSANNDETSGNSVVGADEVASSSSTE, from the exons ATGATTGATCTAGAGGATGGTAGCTCTGATGATCAAGAGGAAAGCTTGCTTCATCACCTAAATCCAAGTGTGGCTAAACGCATGAAGACTCGCAAAGGAAAATTTGTGGCTGAACTTATGTCAGCTAGAAAagctaagaagactgctg GTTTAGTTACGGAATTTATAGTTAACATTATTGAGGATATTTCTGATAAGAATAGCAAGGAATTCTGCAAGGT agaGATTACAGCTAGGCAGGTGAAAGGTTGGCCTGTTAAAAAGCACCTTCCTACTGGGAAGTTGAATGTCAAGTATGCAATCCTGCATAAAATAGGAGCTGCCAACTGGGTCCCTACCAACCATATCTCCACCATCGCTAATACCCTTGGAAGGTTTATTTTTGTTGTTGGAACAAAAGTGAaatttgactatggtagatttatgtttgaacaaatcaTCAAGCATGCATCTACTAATGCAGTTAAGCTACCAATTGTCTTTCCCTCTATGATCTGTGGAATTATCTTGAATCAACACCCTGGTATTCTGTGCTCTAATGACTtacctagtagaagaaaacctgttTTGTCTGTGCAATATAAACTGTTTGAAGGCAGCCATGTCGAGGATATTGTCATGACATATGTCATGAAAAGGCCAGCCTCAAAAGTTGGAATAATTACTGAGCTTAAGGAGACCTGCAAAGAGTTGGgtgaagggataagggtagcTACAGCTAGAAAACTATCGTTGGAAGCcttgattgcaagcttggagcagACTGGAGGTGAAAATATTGAACATGCTAAAGAAgctgaagcccacacctctagtgagaggtctgcaaaCAACGATGAGACAAGTGGAAATTCTGTTGTTGGTGCTGATGAAGTTGCAAGCTCAAGCTCAACTGAGTAG